The Syngnathus typhle isolate RoL2023-S1 ecotype Sweden linkage group LG1, RoL_Styp_1.0, whole genome shotgun sequence genome includes a window with the following:
- the pcdh7b gene encoding protocadherin-7b isoform X2, with protein MRTTGAVDYLYYCMIILQFVHQPAAKQVFRYRLAEEGPPDVRVGNVAADLGIVAGSGEVTFTLESGSDFFKIDNITGELATNERRIDREKLQQCQMIFDENECFIDFEVSVIGPAQSWVDLFEGKVIISDINDNTPSFPSPVLTLSVEENRPIGTLYLLPTATDRDFGRNGIERYELIQDAGESSRRASGDPYSGKRRFDEGAGRGGGVFELQVADTTDGEKQPQLIIKGALDREQRDSYELTLRVRDGGDPPRSSQAILRVMITDVNDNSPRFEKSVYEADLLENSSPGAPILQLKAADADVGVNGQIEYVFGAATESVRRLLRLDESTGWLSVLHRIDREEVSQLRFTVMARDRGQPPKMDKATVVLNIKDENDNVPAIEIRKIGRIFLKDGVANVAEDVVVDTPIALVQVSDRDQGENGIVTCTVVGDVPFQLKPASEMEGEQNKKKYFLHTSALLDYEAVQEYNVVIVAVDSGSPSLASNNSLVVKVADTNDNSPVFGLNVVEVSFSENNAPGERVTTVSASDADSGKNAEISYSLDPSVNGIFSVDADSGDIRVNAILDREQSERYEFKVIARDKGVNTLQGSATVVVLVADKNDNEPKFMQDVFTFYVKENLEPNSPVGMVTVIDADKGQNAEMSLYVEEEEEIFSIENDTGTIFSTLSFDREQKTTYTFRVKAVDGGDPPRSATATVSLFVMDDNDNAPGVTFPINSSYTLLPPSSNIRTVVRTVIATDSDTGINADLNYSIVGGNPFRLFEIDGGTGVISLVAKLEQKHYGLHRLVVRVNDSGQPSQSSMALVHVYVNETLSNSTVVEAQVARSLSTSLNTNIAGDPNYDLSKQRLSIVIGVVSGIVTVILIILVVVTARYCRPKNKNGYEAGKKDHEDFFTPQPHDKSKKPKKDKRKQKSKQPLYSSIVTVEASKPNGQRYDGVNEKLSDSPGMGRYRSVNGGPGSPDLARHYKSSSPLPTVQLHPQSPTAGKKHQAVQDLPPANTFVGTGDNISLGSDHCSDYSSQTINKYNKQIHGLCLT; from the coding sequence ATGAGGACTACTGGCGCAGTGGACTATTTATACTACTGCATGATCATCCTGCAGTTTGTGCACCAGCCCGCCGCCAAGCAGGTGTTCCGCTACCGCCTGGCAGAGGAGGGACCGCCGGACGTGCGGGTGGGCAACGTGGCCGCCGACCTGGGCATCGTGGCGGGCTCCGGCGAGGTGACGTTCACGCTGGAGTCCGGCTCGGATTTTTTCAAGATCGACAACATCACGGGCGAGCTGGCCACCAACGAGAGACGGATCGACCGGGAGAAATTACAGCAGTGCCAGATGATTTTCGACGAGAACGAGTGCTTCATCGATTTCGAGGTGTCCGTCATCGGACCGGCCCAGAGCTGGGTTGACCTCTTTGAGGGAAAGGTCATCATCTCGGACATCAACGACAACACTCCTTCTTTCCCCTCGCCGGTGCTGACGCTGTCCGTGGAGGAGAACAGACCCATCGGAACCCTTTACCTGCTGCCCACGGCCACCGATCGGGATTTCGGCAGGAACGGGATCGAGAGGTACGAGCTCATTCAGGACGCCGGCGAGAGCTCCAGGCGCGCCTCGGGAGACCCGTACTCGGGGAAGAGGCGATTCGACGAGGGCGCCGGCAGGGGCGGCGGTGTTTTTGAGCTGCAAGTCGCCGACACCACTGACGGCGAGAAGCAGCCCCAGCTCATCATCAAAGGGGCGCTGGATCGGGAGCAGAGGGACTCCTACGAGCTGACGCTGCGGGTGAGGGACGGGGGCGATCCCCCGCGTTCCTCCCAGGCCATCCTGAGAGTGATGATCACCGACGTGAACGACAACAGCCCCCGCTTCGAGAAGAGCGTGTACGAGGCCGACTTGCTGGAGAACAGCTCCCCCGGCGCCCCCATCCTGCAGCTCAAGGCGGCCGACGCCGACGTGGGGGTCAACGGTCAAATCGAGTACGTGTTCGGGGCGGCCACCGAGTCCGTGCGGAGGCTGCTGAGGTTGGACGAGAGCACCGGCTGGCTGAGCGTGCTGCACCGCATCGACCGCGAAGAGGTGAGCCAGCTGAGGTTCACGGTGATGGCCCGCGACCGAGGCCAGCCGCCCAAAATGGACAAGGCCACCGTGGTGCTGAACATcaaggacgagaacgacaacGTTCCCGCCATCGAGATCCGCAAGATCGGACGCATTTTCCTCAAGGACGGCGTGGCCAACGTGGCCGAGGACGTGGTGGTGGACACGCCCATCGCCCTGGTGCAGGTGTCGGACCGCGACCAGGGCGAGAACGGCATCGTGACCTGCACGGTGGTGGGCGATGTGCCCTTCCAGCTCAAGCCGGCCAGCGAGATGGAAGgcgagcaaaacaaaaagaagtacTTCCTCCACACCTCGGCGCTGCTGGACTACGAGGCCGTGCAGGAGTACAACGTGGTCATTGTGGCGGTGGACTCGGGCAGCCCCAGCCTGGCGAGTAACAACTCGCTGGTGGTCAAGGTGGCCGACACCAACGACAACTCCCCCGTCTTCGGCCTGAACGTGGTGGAGGTGTCGTTTTCGGAAAACAACGCCCCCGGCGAGCGGGTGACCACGGTGAGCGCCAGCGACGCCGACAGCGGCAAGAATGCCGAAATCAGCTATTCCCTGGACCCGTCCGTCAACGGGATTTTCTCCGTCGACGCAGACAGCGGCGACATCCGGGTCAACGCCATCTTGGACCGGGAGCAAAGCGAGCGCTACGAATTCAAGGTGATAGCGCGAGACAAGGGCGTCAACACCTTGCAAGGCTCGGCCACCGTGGTCGTCCTGGTGGCGGACAAAAATGACAACGAGCCCAAGTTCATGCAGGACGTCTTTACCTTCTACGTCAAGGAGAACCTCGAGCCGAACAGCCCGGTCGGCATGGTTACGGTCATCGATGCGGATAAAGGGCAGAACGCCGAGATGAGCCTGTAcgtcgaggaggaggaggagatcttTTCCATCGAGAACGACACGGGCACCATTTTCTCCACACTGTCGTTCGACAGGGAGCAGAAGACCACGTACACGTTCCGCGTCAAGGCGGTGGACGGGGGCGACCCGCCCCGCTCGGCCACCGCCACCGTCTCTCTGTTCGTCATGGACGATAACGACAACGCGCCCGGCGTCACCTTCCCAATCAACAGCTCCTACACCCTCCTCCCGCCTTCCAGCAACATCCGAACGGTGGTGAGGACGGTCATCGCCACCGACAGCGACACGGGCATCAACGCCGACCTCAACTACAGCATCGTGGGCGGGAACCCCTTCCGTCTCTTTGAGATCGACGGCGGCACCGGCGTGATCTCGCTGGTGGCGAAGCTGGAGCAGAAGCACTACGGACTGCACCGCTTGGTGGTCCGGGTCAACGACAGCGGGCAGCCCTCCCAGAGCAGCATGGCGCTGGTCCACGTCTACGTCAACGAGACGCTTTCCAACTCCACCGTGGTGGAGGCGCAGGTGGCCAGGAGCTTGAGCACCTCCCTCAACACCAACATCGCCGGCGACCCCAACTACGACCTGAGCAAACAACGCCTGAGCATCGTCATCGGCGTGGTCTCGGGAATCGTGACGGTCATCCTCATCATCCTGGTGGTGGTCACGGCCCGCTACTGCCGCCCCAAGAACAAGAACGGCTACGAGGCCGGCAAGAAGGACCACGAGGACTTCTTCACGCCGCAGCCGCACGACAAGTCCAAGAAACCCAAGAAAGACAAGCGCAAGCAGAAGTCCAAGCAGCCGCTCTACAGCAGCATCGTCACGGTGGAAGCCTCCAAACCCAACGGCCAGCGCTACGACGGCGTCAACGAGAAGCTGTCGGACAGCCCCGGCATGGGCCGCTACCGCTCGGTCAACGGAGGCCCGGGTAGCCCGGATCTGGCCCGCCACTACAAATCCAGCTCGCCGCTGCCCACCGTCCAGCTGCACCCTCAGTCGCCCACCGCCGGCAAAAAGCACCAGGCGGTTCAGGACCTGCCCCCGGCCAACACCTTCGTCGGCACCGGAGATAACATTTCGCTGGGATCGGACCACTGCTCCGACTACAGCAGTCAGACCATCAACAAGTACAACAAACAG